A region of Lycium barbarum isolate Lr01 chromosome 1, ASM1917538v2, whole genome shotgun sequence DNA encodes the following proteins:
- the LOC132613188 gene encoding uncharacterized protein LOC132613188, with protein sequence MEPFQSADTINTYRGRLGYQNSYMNRSGKIWIFWADEWQGLIVADTDQQVTLKMNLMGNGQEFFITTVYAKCDEKEREELWDSLTLMIPDNSNPWLVGGDFNVILLEQEKQGRLPVTVQETMDFVQCIQSCGLIDMGFTGSRFTWWNGRTQEGCIFKRLDRILCNQDFLNVKPNSQVHHLIRKGSDHAPLHLNWHADFEGNPFFTYHHKLKKLKKALSQWSKDTCGDIFQQISTLEDTIKIKELQFELAPTLTNREELHKEQAELCRFLYLEEEYWKQKAGMKWFKDGDRSTKFFHSYVIGKRKKLAVQRIQNQNGDWLTSIEDMGNEANHRLEQLPDKEEVRKAVFGLNVESASGPDGFTGQFYQKCWDIVGDAFTLMARSFFCGYEIP encoded by the exons atggaaccttttcaaaGTGCAGATACCATTAATACTTACAGAGGTAGATTGGGTTATCAAAATTCATATATGAATAGGTCAGGAAAGATATGGATTTTCTGGGCTGATGAATGGCAAGGATTGATAGTAGCAGACACAGACCAACAAGTTACTTTGAAGATGAATTTGATGGGAAATGGACAGGAGTTTTTTATCACCACAGTCTATGCAAAATGTGATGAAAAAGAGAGAGAAGAACTGTGGGATTCTTTGACCCTTATGATTCCAGATAATAGTAATCCTTGGTTGGTTGgaggtgattttaatgtcattttGTTAGAACAGGAAAAGCAAGGAAGACTTCCAGTGACTGTGCAAGAAACAATGGATTTTGTTCAATGTATTCAAAGTTGTGGATTAATAGACATGGGGTTTACTGGCAGTAGGTTTACCTGGTGGAATGGAAGAACACAAGAGGGTTGCATTTTCAAGAGGCTTGATAGAATACTATGTAATCAAGATTTTTTGAATGTCAAGCCAAATTCACAAGTGCATCACTTAATCAGGAAGGGGTCAGATCATGCCCCTCTTCATTTA AACTGGCATGCTGATTTTGAGGGTAATCCTTTCTTTACTTATCATCATAAACTGAAGAAATTAAAGAAGGCTTTATCTCAGTGGAGTAAAGATACATGTGGAGATATTTTTCAGCAGATTTCTACACTAGAGGATACTATTAAAATAAAGGAATTACAGTTTGAATTGGCACCTACTCTTACAAACAGGGAGGAACTTCATAAAGAGCAGGCTGAACTGTGTAGATTTCTTTATTTGGAAGAAGAATATTGGAAGCAAAAAGCAGGAATGAAATGGTTTAAAGATGGGGACAGGAGCACTAAGTTTTTCCATTCCTATGTTATAGGGAAGAGAAAGAAATTAGCAGTGCAAAGGATTCAAAATCAAAATGGGGATTGGCTTACCTCTATTGAAGATATGGGAAATGAAGCA AACCATAGATTAGAGCAACTACCTGATAAAGAAGAAGTTAGAAAGGCAGTTTTCGGTCTTAATGTAGAAAGTGCAAGTGGTCCAGATGGTTTTACAGGACAATTCTATCAGAAATGTTGGGATATAGTAGGAGATGCCTTTACTTTAATGGCGAGGTCATTTTTCTGTGGTTATGAAATTCCATAA